The following are from one region of the Nitrososphaerota archaeon genome:
- a CDS encoding extracellular solute-binding protein — protein sequence MSKKKKIKKKNNKNKIIILTLIFIIALIALAIFYEILKPEKISNKIVIYTLQGFMKIGPSSREGEEAFFNGFKKKYNVEIEVKYFPNVTIMLDNVINGKMPSPDIFLGIDNILLIKAKKNDLLQVYKPEKINEIHDWLINYLDKDFYSIPFSYVPLAIIINEKNIPNQYKQLLEKPGILILSDQRISSHLILMDPNKVELGLHFFALQIFLYEKILNKNWIEWWQKIKDNIIIKDTLGKAYDYLLSEKETFILIGTSTDPIFIYEMNNTLDYFSAKPFYENNKAYSWIKVNGVSIAKNAKNPELAKKYIEYILSFDVQKYLYEGDWVYPANKNIEMPESYFKIFQIKDIEPLNNFISQNDIEKIFDKIKEWNKIFIEK from the coding sequence TTGAGTAAAAAGAAGAAAATAAAAAAGAAAAATAATAAAAATAAGATAATAATTTTAACTTTAATATTTATTATAGCTTTAATAGCTTTAGCTATTTTTTATGAAATATTAAAACCAGAAAAAATTAGTAATAAAATTGTAATATATACTTTACAAGGATTTATGAAAATAGGTCCTAGTTCAAGAGAAGGGGAGGAAGCTTTCTTTAATGGGTTTAAGAAAAAATACAATGTTGAAATTGAAGTTAAATATTTTCCAAATGTAACAATAATGTTAGATAATGTAATAAATGGAAAAATGCCAAGTCCGGATATTTTTCTTGGAATAGATAATATTTTATTAATAAAAGCAAAGAAAAATGATTTACTTCAAGTATATAAACCAGAAAAAATAAATGAAATACATGATTGGCTTATTAATTATTTAGATAAAGATTTTTACTCTATTCCTTTTTCTTACGTTCCTTTAGCAATAATAATTAATGAAAAAAATATTCCAAATCAATATAAACAATTGTTAGAAAAACCTGGAATCTTGATACTTTCAGATCAAAGGATTAGTTCACATTTGATATTAATGGATCCAAATAAAGTTGAACTTGGATTGCATTTTTTTGCATTACAAATATTTTTATATGAAAAAATTTTGAATAAAAATTGGATTGAATGGTGGCAAAAAATAAAAGATAATATAATTATAAAAGATACATTAGGAAAAGCATACGATTATTTACTTAGTGAAAAAGAAACATTTATTTTAATAGGTACTTCTACTGACCCAATATTTATCTATGAAATGAATAATACATTAGATTATTTTTCAGCTAAACCATTTTATGAAAATAATAAAGCATATAGTTGGATTAAAGTAAATGGAGTTAGTATAGCTAAAAATGCAAAAAATCCAGAATTAGCTAAAAAATATATAGAATACATTTTATCTTTTGATGTTCAAAAATATCTTTATGAAGGAGATTGGGTTTATCCAGCTAATAAAAATATTGAAATGCCAGAAAGCTATTTTAAAATTTTTCAAATAAAAGATATTGAACCTTTAAATAATTTTATTTCACAAAATGATATAGAAAAAATATTTGATAAAATTAAAGAATGGAATAAGATATTTATTGAAAAATGA
- a CDS encoding secondary thiamine-phosphate synthase enzyme YjbQ: MVTYFSEERISTKGENDIIDITKLASDIVKKSNIKNGLINIFIPGSTGAVTTIEYEPGLCEHDLPEALNRIAPKNAEYMHHLRWGDDNGHSHVRASIIGPSLTIPIRNGKLILGTWQQIVFLELDTRPRDRKILFTIIGE, from the coding sequence ATGGTTACGTATTTTTCTGAAGAAAGAATTTCAACAAAAGGAGAAAATGATATAATAGATATAACAAAATTAGCTAGTGATATTGTTAAGAAATCTAATATAAAAAATGGTTTAATTAATATTTTTATTCCTGGATCTACTGGCGCAGTTACAACTATAGAATATGAACCTGGGCTTTGTGAGCATGATTTACCTGAAGCACTTAATAGAATTGCTCCAAAAAATGCTGAATATATGCATCATTTAAGATGGGGAGATGATAATGGCCATTCGCATGTAAGAGCCTCTATAATTGGACCTAGTTTAACAATTCCAATAAGAAATGGAAAATTAATTTTAGGTACATGGCAGCAAATTGTATTTCTAGAGCTTGATACTAGACCTAGGGATAGAAAAATATTATTTACAATAATAGGTGAATAA
- a CDS encoding nucleotide-binding protein: MKILIDTSFLLKCVQKGGDLFYKLEETLKVPIEPIILENVLKELKNISSIKGKKSKEAKLALEIANKYNKIAYNENIPTDEALLEIAFKNKYPVLTCDIKLKKKLREKKIPVIFLKKDGKIDVEGILE; encoded by the coding sequence ATGAAAATACTTATTGATACTAGTTTTTTATTAAAATGCGTTCAAAAAGGGGGAGATTTATTTTATAAATTAGAAGAAACTTTAAAAGTTCCTATAGAACCTATAATTTTAGAAAACGTTTTAAAAGAATTAAAGAATATCTCATCAATTAAAGGGAAAAAAAGTAAGGAAGCTAAACTTGCATTAGAGATTGCTAATAAATATAATAAAATTGCTTATAATGAAAATATTCCTACAGATGAAGCTTTATTAGAAATAGCTTTTAAAAATAAGTATCCAGTTTTAACATGCGATATTAAACTTAAGAAAAAATTAAGAGAGAAAAAAATACCTGTAATTTTCTTAAAAAAAGATGGAAAGATTGATGTTGAAGGAATATTAGAATAA
- a CDS encoding translation initiation factor IF-2 subunit gamma: protein MKEEELPSQPEVNIGTLGHVDNGKSTIVQSITGIWTGRHSEEIKRGITIKIGYADAVIYKCPNCLPPQCYTTKKICPYCKSETIFQRAISFIDCPGHHSLMVTMLSGAALFDGAILVADAHFHFPQLQDKEHLLAATIMDIKKIIIAQNKIDIVSMERAIENYKEIINGVKGTVAENAPIIPISGQHGANIDALLWAIEKYIPTPQRDLSKPYRMPILRSFDINLPGENALKLRGGVIGGSITQGILKIGDEIEIAPGVPIKEGDPKSDYSSLFSEVVNIKVGNKNLEIAKSGGLIGIETKLDPSLTKSDGLVGNIAGKPGTLPPTRKTLILEYKLFEKVIGVKESIDVKPLEIKETLVLNAYSAVTSGIITNRKKDIVEIELTRPLCIEDNEKVVLSRKIGLGWRLIGYGKVIGG, encoded by the coding sequence ATGAAAGAGGAGGAATTACCGAGTCAGCCAGAAGTTAATATAGGAACTCTCGGCCACGTTGATAATGGAAAATCAACAATTGTTCAAAGTATAACTGGCATATGGACTGGAAGGCACTCAGAAGAGATTAAGAGAGGAATTACTATTAAAATTGGTTATGCTGATGCTGTAATATACAAATGTCCAAATTGTCTTCCTCCACAGTGTTACACAACTAAAAAAATTTGTCCATATTGCAAATCTGAAACGATTTTCCAAAGAGCAATTTCATTTATTGATTGCCCTGGGCATCATAGCTTAATGGTGACTATGCTTTCAGGTGCAGCATTGTTTGATGGAGCAATACTTGTAGCAGACGCTCATTTTCATTTCCCACAATTACAAGATAAAGAACATCTTTTAGCAGCAACTATAATGGATATAAAGAAAATTATTATTGCACAAAATAAAATAGATATAGTAAGCATGGAAAGAGCAATCGAAAATTATAAAGAAATAATAAATGGAGTAAAAGGAACTGTTGCTGAAAATGCTCCTATAATACCTATTTCTGGGCAACATGGCGCAAATATCGATGCATTATTATGGGCCATTGAAAAATACATTCCAACACCTCAAAGAGATTTATCAAAACCTTATAGAATGCCAATATTAAGATCTTTTGATATAAATTTACCTGGAGAAAATGCATTAAAATTAAGAGGAGGAGTAATTGGTGGATCAATAACACAAGGCATTTTAAAAATTGGAGATGAAATAGAAATAGCTCCAGGAGTACCAATTAAAGAAGGAGATCCTAAATCTGATTATTCATCATTATTCTCTGAAGTAGTAAATATAAAAGTAGGAAATAAAAATTTAGAAATAGCTAAAAGTGGAGGTTTAATAGGCATAGAAACAAAATTAGATCCTTCATTAACAAAAAGTGATGGTCTTGTTGGAAATATTGCTGGAAAACCTGGAACTTTGCCACCTACGCGCAAAACTCTTATTTTAGAATATAAATTGTTTGAAAAAGTAATAGGTGTGAAAGAATCTATAGATGTTAAACCATTAGAAATTAAAGAAACATTAGTATTAAATGCATATTCTGCAGTTACAAGTGGAATAATTACAAATCGAAAGAAAGATATTGTAGAAATTGAACTTACTAGACCTTTATGTATTGAAGATAATGAAAAAGTAGTTCTTTCTAGAAAAATTGGTCTAGGATGGCGACTTATTGGATATGGAAAAGTTATTGGTGGATAA
- a CDS encoding LSM domain-containing protein — protein MEIEYGKRPLAVIQKHLNQIIKVTLKNDTSYEGKMVDCDNYMNLVIEKAVEYHGNDKKAGYASVLIRGNNILYIQFPSQ, from the coding sequence ATGGAAATAGAATATGGTAAAAGACCTTTAGCAGTAATTCAAAAACATTTAAATCAAATAATTAAAGTAACATTAAAAAATGACACTTCATATGAAGGAAAAATGGTTGATTGTGATAATTATATGAATCTTGTAATAGAAAAAGCTGTAGAGTATCATGGTAATGATAAAAAAGCTGGTTATGCAAGCGTTTTAATAAGAGGTAATAATATTTTATATATTCAATTTCCTTCACAATAA
- a CDS encoding RIO1 family regulatory kinase/ATPase, whose product MSLEIFLKKFKELEEEDFIILKEIAKKMIYFEAIPLETIIKYSKLHENEVNYRIKRLQSYKLIWKPGGIKRYVLNNLGLDVLAIKKLLDKNILYAMGKKIGVGKESDVYEGITPNEEKVALKFFRIGRISFKKYTRSREYIAEEHNRLIASIKAAKKEFEALKILYKENIKVPKPIARSYHTVVTEIFIGTELSNIAKLENAEIVLDKIIEELIKISRIGIIHRDLSPYNILIKPNLEILFIDWPQWVNKNHPMAYEYLHRDIENIFRFFKRKWGIEKKYDEIDKIFKEERNFISKNNRTISEEKWRRESF is encoded by the coding sequence ATGTCTTTAGAAATTTTTCTAAAGAAATTTAAAGAACTTGAAGAGGAAGATTTCATTATTCTTAAAGAAATAGCTAAAAAAATGATTTATTTTGAAGCCATACCATTAGAAACAATAATAAAATATTCTAAACTTCATGAAAATGAAGTAAATTATAGAATTAAACGTTTACAATCATATAAATTAATATGGAAACCAGGAGGTATTAAGAGATATGTATTAAATAATCTTGGATTGGATGTATTAGCTATTAAAAAATTATTAGATAAAAATATTTTATATGCTATGGGTAAAAAGATAGGAGTTGGAAAAGAATCAGATGTATATGAAGGAATAACTCCTAATGAAGAAAAAGTTGCATTAAAATTTTTTAGAATTGGGAGAATAAGTTTTAAAAAATATACAAGAAGTAGAGAATATATTGCTGAAGAACATAATAGATTAATCGCATCTATTAAAGCTGCTAAAAAGGAATTTGAAGCATTGAAAATATTATATAAAGAGAATATAAAAGTGCCAAAGCCTATTGCAAGAAGTTATCATACAGTCGTTACAGAAATTTTTATAGGTACTGAATTATCAAATATAGCTAAACTTGAAAATGCAGAAATTGTTTTAGATAAAATTATTGAAGAATTAATAAAAATATCTAGAATAGGAATAATTCATAGAGATTTAAGTCCATACAATATATTAATTAAGCCAAATTTAGAGATACTTTTTATAGATTGGCCTCAATGGGTAAATAAAAATCATCCAATGGCTTATGAATATTTACATAGAGATATAGAAAATATATTTAGATTTTTTAAAAGAAAATGGGGTATAGAGAAGAAATATGATGAAATAGATAAAATTTTTAAGGAAGAAAGAAACTTTATATCCAAAAATAATCGTACTATAAGTGAAGAAAAATGGAGAAGAGAATCATTCTAA
- a CDS encoding PHP domain-containing protein has product MLEKRLIKINKEEYAYDLHIHSIYSYDSLSKIEDIIKVAINKNLSGIAITDHNEIKGALKAKKIVKREIEIIVGEEINTNEGQILALFIQEKINEKNLLNVLDNIHSQDGLAILPHPTSFRNKKLLRKILKEKELRNRINAIEVFNARNIFSKDNEKAYRIAKKEKFSMTGGSDAHTISEIGSGRTIIKNFGIDNLKKAILNGETYILGKKLSIICHFSSIYATLYKKFFEKCL; this is encoded by the coding sequence ATGTTAGAAAAGCGATTGATTAAAATAAATAAAGAAGAGTATGCTTATGATTTGCATATTCATAGTATATACTCATATGACAGTTTATCAAAAATAGAAGATATAATTAAAGTAGCTATTAATAAAAATCTTTCAGGAATAGCTATAACAGATCATAATGAAATAAAAGGGGCATTAAAAGCTAAGAAAATTGTAAAGAGAGAAATAGAAATAATAGTTGGTGAAGAAATAAATACTAATGAGGGCCAAATACTAGCTTTATTTATTCAAGAAAAAATTAATGAAAAAAATCTATTAAATGTATTAGATAATATTCATAGTCAAGATGGATTAGCTATATTGCCACATCCAACATCATTTAGAAATAAGAAACTTTTAAGAAAAATTTTAAAAGAAAAAGAATTAAGAAATAGAATTAATGCGATAGAAGTATTTAATGCAAGGAATATTTTTTCAAAAGATAATGAAAAAGCATATAGAATAGCGAAAAAAGAAAAATTCTCAATGACGGGAGGAAGTGATGCGCATACAATTTCTGAAATAGGTTCAGGTAGAACTATTATAAAAAATTTTGGAATAGATAATTTAAAAAAAGCAATATTAAATGGCGAAACATATATCTTAGGTAAAAAACTTAGTATAATATGCCATTTTTCATCAATATATGCAACATTATATAAGAAGTTTTTTGAAAAATGTCTTTAG
- the ileS gene encoding isoleucine--tRNA ligase yields MEEISRYVPKKIEKRIYEWWESNNIPEKVAELNKGAPIFSFLEGPPTANGYMHVGHARGRIYKDIYLRYMNMKGFYVWRMAGWDCQGLPTELEVEKKLNLSTKRDVEAYGIEKFIEECNKLVDYYISHWIEASKKLALWLDYKNDYQTRRNEYMEHIWWLLKNAYENGLLIEDFKVVPICPRCETALSSHEVAQGYEEVYDPSIYVKFKIKGKENEYILIWTTTPWTLVANEAVAIHPNENYVIVSIGNEKWILAEALLNKVFEEIGIKEYRIIKKIEGDKLIGLEYIHPLIEEVKIHEEHLEKAHKVYPAEYVSMEEGTGCVHTAPAHGPEDFTLGKKFNLPIFCPISQNGIFTLEGGKYSGLYFKEADNVIIEDLSKKGLLVKAGKILHTYPFCWRCGTPLIYLSSKQWFLKVEKIKNRMIEENKRIKWYPEWAGTNRFGDWLQNAEDWCISRTKYWGTPLNVWTCSKCGNRKVIGRIKELEEAIKKPERLELHRPWIDQVIFKCEKCNGEMYREPYVLDTWLDSGVAHFASINYINDKTLFDKLHPFDFITEAIDQTRGWFYTLLFTSIIAFNIAPFKTVLTQGHVLDKEGKKMSKSRGNVIWALDAFEKYGVDPLRVYLISKAQPWDSMNFIPEEISEVRENLNILFNVFSFAKTYFELDKFDPSKHSIQLYQYHMRIEDKWIISRINSLIKNVEASLESYQPHYAVRQLLDFTVNELSRIYIRAIRRRAWVEEITKDKIAAYATLNYVLERLIRLWAPIIPYLSEFLYQLMKRPEEPESVHMLKWPRVDEQYINQEIEDSMEIVQEVLSTAFSCRQKAGKKLRWPVSHISISPNSIKVKKALTIFKDYLKEQMNTNKLTILNIGERPKEIAIKAKPIPSKLGPKLGKKLGVLIETLKNIDNEKIFSEIINKNEIEIELMDGSIVKINSEEIEFIEEIPDYMSVSEGKFSKIYLDKREDEYIKSISLANEVIRRTQIMRKELKLNVSDYIECVVIVPSKEISDLLIKTSDYIKEETRAKEIKISYEKIPLDKKDYLIKEWNIIGEKFEIYVRKAID; encoded by the coding sequence ATGGAAGAAATAAGTAGATACGTTCCTAAAAAAATTGAAAAGAGAATATACGAATGGTGGGAATCTAATAATATTCCTGAAAAAGTAGCTGAATTGAATAAAGGAGCACCTATATTCTCTTTTCTTGAAGGCCCTCCTACAGCTAATGGCTACATGCATGTAGGCCATGCTAGAGGTCGTATTTACAAAGATATATATCTAAGATATATGAATATGAAAGGTTTCTATGTTTGGAGAATGGCTGGATGGGATTGTCAAGGATTACCTACAGAACTTGAAGTTGAGAAAAAACTTAATCTTTCAACAAAAAGAGATGTTGAAGCATATGGTATTGAAAAATTCATAGAAGAATGTAATAAACTTGTAGATTATTATATTTCTCATTGGATTGAAGCTTCAAAGAAACTTGCTTTATGGCTTGATTATAAAAATGATTATCAAACAAGAAGGAACGAATACATGGAACATATATGGTGGCTTCTAAAAAATGCTTATGAAAATGGATTATTAATTGAAGATTTTAAAGTTGTTCCTATTTGTCCTCGTTGTGAAACTGCACTTTCATCTCATGAAGTTGCTCAAGGTTATGAAGAAGTTTATGATCCTTCAATCTATGTAAAATTCAAGATTAAAGGAAAAGAGAATGAATATATCCTTATTTGGACAACAACACCATGGACATTGGTAGCAAATGAAGCAGTAGCAATTCATCCAAATGAAAATTATGTTATAGTTTCTATTGGAAATGAAAAATGGATTTTAGCTGAAGCTTTATTAAATAAAGTTTTTGAAGAAATAGGAATAAAAGAATATAGAATTATTAAAAAAATTGAAGGAGATAAACTTATTGGTTTAGAATATATTCATCCTTTAATAGAAGAAGTAAAAATTCATGAAGAACATTTAGAAAAAGCACATAAAGTTTATCCAGCAGAATATGTAAGCATGGAAGAAGGAACTGGATGCGTTCACACCGCTCCAGCCCATGGACCAGAAGATTTTACATTAGGTAAAAAATTTAATTTACCAATTTTCTGTCCAATATCACAAAATGGCATATTTACTCTTGAAGGGGGAAAATATTCTGGTTTATACTTTAAAGAGGCGGATAATGTAATAATAGAAGACCTTTCTAAGAAAGGTTTATTAGTAAAAGCTGGAAAAATACTTCATACATATCCATTTTGCTGGAGATGTGGTACTCCTTTAATATATTTATCAAGTAAGCAATGGTTCTTAAAAGTTGAAAAAATAAAGAATAGAATGATCGAAGAAAATAAGCGTATAAAATGGTATCCTGAATGGGCTGGAACAAATAGATTTGGAGATTGGCTACAAAATGCTGAAGATTGGTGTATTTCAAGAACAAAATATTGGGGAACACCTTTAAATGTTTGGACATGTTCAAAATGTGGAAATAGAAAAGTTATAGGAAGAATAAAAGAATTGGAAGAAGCTATAAAGAAGCCAGAACGTTTAGAATTACATAGACCTTGGATAGATCAAGTTATTTTTAAATGCGAAAAATGTAATGGAGAAATGTATAGAGAACCTTATGTACTAGACACATGGCTTGATTCTGGGGTTGCACATTTTGCTAGTATAAATTACATAAATGATAAAACATTATTTGATAAACTTCATCCATTCGATTTTATAACAGAAGCAATAGATCAAACCAGAGGATGGTTCTATACACTTTTATTCACATCGATAATTGCATTTAATATTGCTCCATTTAAAACAGTTCTTACACAAGGACATGTTTTAGATAAAGAAGGGAAGAAAATGTCAAAATCTCGTGGAAATGTTATATGGGCTTTAGATGCTTTTGAAAAATATGGAGTAGATCCTCTTAGAGTATATTTAATATCAAAAGCTCAACCATGGGATTCGATGAATTTTATTCCAGAAGAAATTTCAGAAGTTAGAGAAAATTTAAATATTCTATTTAATGTTTTCTCATTTGCTAAAACTTATTTTGAATTAGATAAATTTGATCCTTCAAAACATTCTATTCAATTATATCAATATCATATGAGAATTGAAGATAAATGGATTATATCAAGAATAAATTCTTTAATAAAAAATGTAGAAGCTTCTCTTGAATCTTATCAACCACATTATGCTGTTAGACAATTATTAGATTTTACAGTAAATGAATTAAGTAGAATATACATACGTGCTATAAGAAGAAGAGCATGGGTTGAAGAAATTACAAAAGATAAGATTGCTGCTTATGCTACTTTAAATTATGTCTTAGAAAGACTTATTAGATTATGGGCTCCAATAATACCTTATCTTTCAGAATTTTTATATCAATTAATGAAGAGGCCAGAAGAACCAGAAAGTGTTCATATGCTTAAATGGCCTAGAGTAGATGAGCAATATATTAATCAAGAAATTGAGGATTCTATGGAAATAGTTCAAGAAGTATTATCAACAGCTTTCTCATGTAGACAAAAAGCTGGAAAAAAGCTTAGATGGCCTGTTAGTCATATATCAATTTCTCCAAATTCTATTAAAGTTAAAAAAGCTTTAACAATTTTTAAAGATTATCTTAAAGAACAAATGAATACTAATAAATTAACAATTCTTAATATAGGAGAGAGACCAAAGGAAATAGCTATTAAAGCTAAACCTATTCCATCAAAATTAGGTCCTAAATTAGGTAAAAAATTAGGAGTATTAATTGAAACATTGAAAAATATTGATAATGAAAAAATATTTTCTGAAATAATTAATAAAAACGAAATAGAAATAGAATTAATGGATGGATCTATTGTTAAAATCAATTCAGAAGAAATAGAATTTATTGAAGAAATTCCAGATTATATGAGTGTTTCTGAGGGAAAATTTTCTAAAATATATTTAGATAAAAGAGAAGATGAATATATAAAATCTATATCATTAGCAAATGAAGTTATTCGTAGAACACAAATAATGAGAAAAGAATTAAAATTAAATGTAAGTGATTATATAGAATGTGTAGTAATAGTACCATCTAAAGAAATAAGCGATTTATTAATAAAAACAAGTGATTATATTAAAGAAGAAACTAGAGCTAAAGAAATAAAAATCTCATATGAAAAAATACCTTTAGATAAAAAAGATTATTTAATTAAAGAATGGAATATCATAGGAGAAAAATTTGAAATTTATGTTAGAAAAGCGATTGATTAA
- a CDS encoding methionine adenosyltransferase, with translation MSKILIEKLYQKPVEEQKTEFVERKGLGHPDFLIDTACEAVSVALSKYYLDNFGQILHHNVDKGLLVGGRANPFFGGGVVEEPIYILVAGRVTTEVNYKNERSTIPYGSIIISSIKQVIKENFRYLDPDKHVIIDYKVKPGSRELKEIVESKEKIPLANDTSYGVGFAPLSKLEELVYNTERLINSKEFKSEIPESGEDCKVMGVRNKDRIVLTIADGIVSHLTKDLDHYISVKEQIKEKVLDLACKLVPDKEIEVYINTADRIAKDSKKSKVYLTVTGTSAEAGDDGNTGRGNRANGLITPARQMSLEACAGKNPVSHVGKIYNVAAELIAKKIYEEVKGIQEVYVKLVSQIGKPIDKPLLSSVQLITENNIPFRSIKYEVKEIVKNELKNITNITQLVLNRKVQLF, from the coding sequence TTGTCTAAAATATTAATTGAAAAATTATATCAAAAACCTGTTGAAGAACAAAAAACAGAATTTGTTGAAAGGAAAGGATTAGGACATCCAGATTTCTTAATAGATACTGCTTGTGAAGCTGTTAGTGTTGCTTTAAGCAAATATTATTTAGATAATTTTGGTCAAATATTACATCATAATGTTGATAAGGGACTATTAGTAGGAGGAAGAGCAAATCCCTTCTTTGGAGGAGGAGTTGTTGAAGAGCCAATATATATTCTAGTAGCTGGTAGAGTTACAACAGAAGTAAATTATAAAAATGAAAGAAGTACTATACCTTATGGAAGCATAATAATTTCTTCTATTAAACAAGTTATAAAAGAGAATTTTAGGTATTTAGATCCGGATAAACATGTTATAATAGATTATAAAGTTAAACCAGGTTCAAGAGAATTAAAAGAAATTGTAGAATCGAAAGAGAAAATACCATTAGCGAATGATACTTCTTATGGAGTTGGTTTTGCTCCTCTTTCAAAACTTGAAGAGCTTGTATATAATACTGAAAGATTAATAAATTCAAAAGAATTTAAATCTGAAATACCTGAAAGTGGAGAAGATTGTAAAGTAATGGGTGTAAGGAACAAAGATAGAATAGTATTAACAATTGCTGATGGAATTGTAAGTCATTTAACTAAAGATTTGGATCATTATATCTCTGTAAAAGAACAAATTAAAGAGAAAGTTTTAGATTTAGCATGCAAACTTGTTCCTGATAAAGAAATAGAAGTTTATATAAATACAGCTGATAGAATAGCAAAAGATTCTAAAAAAAGCAAAGTATACTTAACAGTAACAGGAACTTCTGCAGAAGCTGGAGATGATGGAAATACAGGAAGAGGAAATAGAGCTAATGGTTTAATAACACCTGCTAGACAAATGTCTCTTGAAGCTTGTGCAGGTAAAAATCCTGTATCTCATGTTGGTAAAATATATAATGTTGCTGCTGAATTAATAGCAAAGAAAATATATGAAGAAGTAAAAGGCATACAAGAAGTTTATGTTAAACTTGTAAGTCAAATAGGAAAACCAATAGATAAGCCATTATTATCTTCTGTACAATTAATTACAGAAAATAATATTCCATTTAGATCTATAAAATATGAAGTTAAAGAAATAGTTAAAAATGAATTAAAAAATATAACAAATATTACTCAACTTGTTTTAAATAGAAAGGTACAATTATTTTAA